Within the Calorimonas adulescens genome, the region GGTATATAATAGTCAGTGCTAACGCTTTAAAATCTCTCCTCTTATATGACTGCACAAATAATGTAGGTGGACTTAAATCTGATATACAGCTTGCATGTGCAAGGGCTTTTTTGACAAGCACGATGAAAGGGTTGAGCAGTGTGGAGCTTAGAAGTGCAGACCTCCCTGAATATGTGAGGATAGCACTCAGGTATGTAAACGGAAAAGAGGCTCAACTTAGAGAGATGGGTATAGGAGAAAACGAGATTATATTTAAGGGCAATGAGACGATAGAGGTAACACCATCAACCAATATAGAAAATGAGCCAAGTATATATGATATGATAGATAACAAGAGGAAAGAACTTATTGAAAAAGGCCTTAGCAGTGAGGAGATAAACTTTCTTATTGGGGTTGATATTAACTCATATTTCAGGAGATTTATAGGCAGATTTGACAGTATCAATAATGATGAGCTCTATAAGATAGTAGATAAACAGCTTGTTGAAACAGTAAGGAGCTTTTTAAGTGAGGCCTCTAAAAATCTTGATAGGCTTTTTGCCTCCAAAACATTCTTTGGCCTGTGTATCCATCTGTCTAGTACAATGGAGAGGATGAAAAAGGGTCTACCAATTGTAAACTATCAATTGGAGGAGATACAAAAGAGCCATCCTGAAGAATACAAAGAGGCATTAAAGCTAAAGGATATGATAAAGCAGGAATGGGATATAGAGCTTCCTGATGATGAGGTTGGCTATATAGCAATGTTTCTTACATTGGAAGACACCATAGATGAGAATACACATGTAGGCGTTGTTGTTGCAATGCATGGAAGCTCGACTGCATCTTCTATGGTGGATGTGGTGAATAAACTCCTTGGTGTAAGCCATGCAAAAGGTTATGATATGCCTCTTGATCAGAAACCCGAGGAAGCTCTTTTAAGGCTTAAAGATCTTATAATATCAGCTAACAATGGAAAGGGTGTAATCCTGCTTTACGATATGGGTTCGTTTGGTATGATGGGAGATGTCATATACGAAGAGACCGGTATACCAATAAGGTCTATGGATATGGTAAGTACCCCAATTGCTCTTGAAGCTACAAGGAAGGCACTGTTCAATACGACACTGGATGAGGTTTTTGATGCTCTAAAACTTTCCAGCGGTTACGATTCTAGAATACAGCTGGATGTAAGAAGAGAAAAATCGTCTCAAGATAGTATTATTTTGTCTGTATGTGCTACAGGGTTAGGCAGCGCTGTGAAGTTGAGAAACTATGTAGAAGACAGAATTGACTTGAAGGGTATAGAAATATTGCCACTAGGTGTAACTAATAGAGAAGTCTTCATAAATAAAATCAAGGATATAAAGTATAATAAGGAAATCATAGCAGTAATAGGTTCTATAAACCCCGGACTATATGACATACCGTTTTTCTCGGCAGCAGACATATTTAGAAAAGAAAGGCTCAGTGAGCTGCAGT harbors:
- a CDS encoding sigma 54-interacting transcriptional regulator, with the protein product MKRIDTVYETVRELCDKQLINGKCTGVSAYEVAKLLNLQRTNVSADLNRLCKEGKLIKIEGKPVLFKINNGFEENVNQNNLLSEEFNNLIGYDASLKGPILAAQAAIVYPPRGLNTLIVGETGVGKSMFAELMYRYAKKIGHISPNGEFITFNCADYANNPQLLISQLFGVKKGAYTGADRDRDGLVAKADGGILFLDEVHRLPPEGQEMLFTLMDKGMYKALGEVDNTRKANVLIICATTENPESALLKTFVRRIPVLIKLPPLRERTLKERYELLKFFLKNEATRIGRYIIVSANALKSLLLYDCTNNVGGLKSDIQLACARAFLTSTMKGLSSVELRSADLPEYVRIALRYVNGKEAQLREMGIGENEIIFKGNETIEVTPSTNIENEPSIYDMIDNKRKELIEKGLSSEEINFLIGVDINSYFRRFIGRFDSINNDELYKIVDKQLVETVRSFLSEASKNLDRLFASKTFFGLCIHLSSTMERMKKGLPIVNYQLEEIQKSHPEEYKEALKLKDMIKQEWDIELPDDEVGYIAMFLTLEDTIDENTHVGVVVAMHGSSTASSMVDVVNKLLGVSHAKGYDMPLDQKPEEALLRLKDLIISANNGKGVILLYDMGSFGMMGDVIYEETGIPIRSMDMVSTPIALEATRKALFNTTLDEVFDALKLSSGYDSRIQLDVRREKSSQDSIILSVCATGLGSAVKLRNYVEDRIDLKGIEILPLGVTNREVFINKIKDIKYNKEIIAVIGSINPGLYDIPFFSAADIFRKERLSELQYLIDSSCFKNDIYKNMEDVLEKEMSLYDVDFLMREIKTIIITIGEVINRKIDDDTSVGIILHIACLVEKMLKDSSYHNTMKEDVKKRIIQGNEEIYERLQGIFNSIEEHYNIKIGEDEILYLMDIIL